A genomic window from Salmo salar chromosome ssa23, Ssal_v3.1, whole genome shotgun sequence includes:
- the tph1a gene encoding tryptophan 5-hydroxylase 1 isoform X2 — protein sequence MLLRILLTGGQRQLVSRAVSSILAEGNMMNKSTFTKIEECRTEKKNAPSDRRAAIVFSLKNEVGGLVKALKLFQENHVNLVHIESRKSKRRNSEFEIFVDCDSDHEQLNEIIQLLRKHVNVVDMDPPDNSCLPEEDIENVPWFPKKITDLDKCANRVLMYGSDLYADHPGFKDNVYRRRRKHFADLAMNYRHGDPIPRIEFTEEELATWGVVYRELNKLYPTHACREYLKNLPLLAKHCECREDNIPQLEDVSRFLRERTGFTIRPVAGYLSPRDFLAGLAFRVFHCTQYVRHSSDPLYTPEPDTCHELLGHVPLLAEPSFAQFSQEIGLASLGASDESIQTLATCYFFTVEFGLCKQEGKLRAYGAGLLSSISELKHALSGNAVIKPFDPKVTCKQECIITTFQDVYFVSDSFEEAKVKMREFAKTIKRPFTVRYNPYTQSVDVLKDTPSINSVVEELRHELDIVGDALSRLNKHLGV from the exons ATGCTGCTACGGATTCTACTGACTGGGGGACAACGACAACTGGTTTCCCGTGCTGTCTCGTCCATATTAGCTGAGGGAAATATG ATGAACAAATCAACCTTCACAAAGATTGAAGAATGCAGAACGGAGAAAAAGAACGCGCCGTCGGACCGCCGAGCAGCGATTGTCTTCTCACTCAAGAATGAAGTTGGAGGGTTAGTGAAGGCGCTGAAGCTTTTCCAG GAAAACCACGTCAATCTTGTCCACATAGAATCCAGAAAATCGAAAAGACGTAACTCAGAATTTGAAATCTTCGTGGACTGTGACAGCGATCACGAGCAGCTCAACGAGATCATTCAGCTGCTACGTAAGCACGTTAACGTGGTGGACATGGACCCTCCTGACAACTCCTGTTTACCTGAAGAAG ATATAGAAAATGTTCCCTGGTTCCCCAAGAAGATCACAGATCTGGACAAGTGTGCCAACCGGGTTTTAATGTACGGATCAGACTTGTATGCTGACCATCCG GGCTTCAAGGACAACGTCTACAGAAGAAGGAGGAAGCATTTCGCTGATCTCGCCATGAACTACAGACA CGGGGACCCTATCCCTCGTATAGAGTTTACAGAGGAGGAGTTGGCGACGTGGGGGGTGGTGTACCGGGAGCTCAACAAGCTGTACCCTACCCATGCCTGTAGAGAGTACCTGAAGAATCTGCCTCTACTGGCCAAACACTGTGAATGTAGAGAGGATAACATACCCCAGCTAGAGGACGTATCACGCTTCCTTAGAG AGCGGACAGGCTTTACCATCAGGCCTGTGGCAGGTTACCTCTCCCCCAGAGACTTCCTAGCTGGTCTGGCCTTCCGTGTGTTCCACTGTACCCAGTATGTCCGACACAGCTCCGACCCCCTCTACACACCAGAGCC agacacatgccaTGAATTACTGGGTCACGTCCCGTTGCTGGCTGAACCCAGCTTCGCCCAGTTCTCCCAGGAGATAGGCCTGGCTTCCCTCGGAGCTTCAGATGAATCCATACAGACCCTGGCCACT tgttatttcttCACGGTGGAGTTCGGCCTGTGTAAACAGGAGGGGAAGCTGAGAGCGTACGGAGCAGGCCTGCTGTCCTCTATCAGTGAACTCAAG CATGCTCTGTCTGGTAACGCCGTCATCAAGCCCTTTGACCCCAAGGTCACATGTAAACAAGAGTGCATCATCACAACATTTCAGGACGTCTACTTTGTGTCCGACAGCTTTGAGGAGGCCAAAGTCAAGATGAG GGAGTTTGCCAAGACGATCAAGCGTCCGTTCACGGTGCGATACAACCCCTACACCCAGAGTGTGGACGTTCTGAAGGACACTCCCAGCATTAACAGCGTGGTGGAGGAGCTGAGACACGAACTGGACATTGTGGGTGACGCCCTCAGCCGGCTTAACAAACACCTGGGAGTCTGA
- the tph1a gene encoding tryptophan 5-hydroxylase 1 isoform X1 gives MYSNKIEGPRRGRSFDSMNIGNEEKLLNNEMNKSTFTKIEECRTEKKNAPSDRRAAIVFSLKNEVGGLVKALKLFQENHVNLVHIESRKSKRRNSEFEIFVDCDSDHEQLNEIIQLLRKHVNVVDMDPPDNSCLPEEDIENVPWFPKKITDLDKCANRVLMYGSDLYADHPGFKDNVYRRRRKHFADLAMNYRHGDPIPRIEFTEEELATWGVVYRELNKLYPTHACREYLKNLPLLAKHCECREDNIPQLEDVSRFLRERTGFTIRPVAGYLSPRDFLAGLAFRVFHCTQYVRHSSDPLYTPEPDTCHELLGHVPLLAEPSFAQFSQEIGLASLGASDESIQTLATCYFFTVEFGLCKQEGKLRAYGAGLLSSISELKHALSGNAVIKPFDPKVTCKQECIITTFQDVYFVSDSFEEAKVKMREFAKTIKRPFTVRYNPYTQSVDVLKDTPSINSVVEELRHELDIVGDALSRLNKHLGV, from the exons ATGTATTCCAATAAAATTGAAGGACCGCGTCGAGGAAGATCTTTCGACTCCATGAACATCGGGAATGAAGAAAAGCTACTGAACAATGAG ATGAACAAATCAACCTTCACAAAGATTGAAGAATGCAGAACGGAGAAAAAGAACGCGCCGTCGGACCGCCGAGCAGCGATTGTCTTCTCACTCAAGAATGAAGTTGGAGGGTTAGTGAAGGCGCTGAAGCTTTTCCAG GAAAACCACGTCAATCTTGTCCACATAGAATCCAGAAAATCGAAAAGACGTAACTCAGAATTTGAAATCTTCGTGGACTGTGACAGCGATCACGAGCAGCTCAACGAGATCATTCAGCTGCTACGTAAGCACGTTAACGTGGTGGACATGGACCCTCCTGACAACTCCTGTTTACCTGAAGAAG ATATAGAAAATGTTCCCTGGTTCCCCAAGAAGATCACAGATCTGGACAAGTGTGCCAACCGGGTTTTAATGTACGGATCAGACTTGTATGCTGACCATCCG GGCTTCAAGGACAACGTCTACAGAAGAAGGAGGAAGCATTTCGCTGATCTCGCCATGAACTACAGACA CGGGGACCCTATCCCTCGTATAGAGTTTACAGAGGAGGAGTTGGCGACGTGGGGGGTGGTGTACCGGGAGCTCAACAAGCTGTACCCTACCCATGCCTGTAGAGAGTACCTGAAGAATCTGCCTCTACTGGCCAAACACTGTGAATGTAGAGAGGATAACATACCCCAGCTAGAGGACGTATCACGCTTCCTTAGAG AGCGGACAGGCTTTACCATCAGGCCTGTGGCAGGTTACCTCTCCCCCAGAGACTTCCTAGCTGGTCTGGCCTTCCGTGTGTTCCACTGTACCCAGTATGTCCGACACAGCTCCGACCCCCTCTACACACCAGAGCC agacacatgccaTGAATTACTGGGTCACGTCCCGTTGCTGGCTGAACCCAGCTTCGCCCAGTTCTCCCAGGAGATAGGCCTGGCTTCCCTCGGAGCTTCAGATGAATCCATACAGACCCTGGCCACT tgttatttcttCACGGTGGAGTTCGGCCTGTGTAAACAGGAGGGGAAGCTGAGAGCGTACGGAGCAGGCCTGCTGTCCTCTATCAGTGAACTCAAG CATGCTCTGTCTGGTAACGCCGTCATCAAGCCCTTTGACCCCAAGGTCACATGTAAACAAGAGTGCATCATCACAACATTTCAGGACGTCTACTTTGTGTCCGACAGCTTTGAGGAGGCCAAAGTCAAGATGAG GGAGTTTGCCAAGACGATCAAGCGTCCGTTCACGGTGCGATACAACCCCTACACCCAGAGTGTGGACGTTCTGAAGGACACTCCCAGCATTAACAGCGTGGTGGAGGAGCTGAGACACGAACTGGACATTGTGGGTGACGCCCTCAGCCGGCTTAACAAACACCTGGGAGTCTGA